The proteins below are encoded in one region of Sedimentibacter sp. zth1:
- a CDS encoding ABC transporter ATP-binding protein, translating into MHSFKVSNLINSLINNDENKDKSIVSELSGGEKKKILLSMIFSTESEVIILDEPFAELDSEAKNVLIHYINSCSKDRIIIIITHEIPKELDNEEIIKINMSDNDNVVTV; encoded by the coding sequence TTGCATTCTTTTAAGGTTAGCAATTTAATTAATTCTTTAATAAACAATGATGAAAATAAAGATAAATCAATTGTCTCTGAACTTTCAGGTGGAGAAAAGAAAAAAATACTTTTATCAATGATTTTTAGTACTGAGTCAGAGGTAATTATATTAGATGAACCATTTGCTGAACTTGACTCAGAGGCAAAAAATGTTTTAATACATTATATTAATTCATGTTCAAAAGATAGAATCATTATAATTATTACTCATGAAATACCAAAGGAACTTGATAATGAAGAAATTATAAAAATAAATATGAGTGATAATGATAATGTTGTTACTGTTTAA
- a CDS encoding class I SAM-dependent methyltransferase — protein sequence MLIEKMSDFFTARVEGYDKHMIKNVEGCQQGYVKMAELISRNVTRLLDLGCGTGLELDEIFKINPTIKVTGIDLTKAMLDKLKQKHHDKDLTLINASYFDYEFGIEKYDEVISFQTMHHFSHDDKIKLYSKICHTLKPGAKYIECDYMVIDQEEEDFYYKENERIRKEQNIPDGEFYHYDTPCTVDNQIDMLTKSGFQNVYKVWRMENTTIIIAEK from the coding sequence ATGCTTATTGAAAAAATGAGTGACTTTTTTACTGCTCGTGTAGAAGGTTACGATAAACACATGATAAAAAATGTTGAAGGCTGCCAACAAGGATATGTGAAAATGGCAGAACTAATATCAAGAAATGTTACTAGACTTTTAGATTTAGGTTGTGGAACAGGATTGGAGCTTGATGAAATATTTAAAATTAATCCCACAATAAAGGTAACAGGTATAGATTTGACAAAGGCGATGCTTGATAAATTAAAACAGAAACACCATGACAAAGACTTAACGCTTATAAATGCAAGCTATTTTGATTATGAGTTTGGTATTGAAAAATATGATGAAGTTATATCTTTTCAGACTATGCATCATTTTAGTCATGATGATAAGATAAAACTATATTCAAAAATATGTCATACACTAAAACCAGGCGCTAAATACATAGAGTGTGATTATATGGTTATTGACCAAGAAGAGGAAGATTTTTATTATAAAGAGAACGAACGTATACGTAAAGAGCAAAATATACCCGACGGTGAATTCTACCATTATGATACGCCATGTACTGTGGATAATCAAATTGATATGCTAACAAAATCAGGTTTTCAAAATGTATACAAAGTTTGGAGAATGGAAAATACCACTATAATTATAGCTGAAAAGTAA
- a CDS encoding class I SAM-dependent methyltransferase, with translation MLINANYFDYEFGIGKYDAVISFQTMHHFSHDDKIKQTYTCG, from the coding sequence ATGCTTATAAATGCAAACTATTTTGATTATGAGTTTGGCATTGGAAAATATGATGCAGTTATATCTTTTCAGACTATGCATCATTTTAGTCATGATGATAAAATAAAACAAACGTATACGTGTGGATAA
- a CDS encoding coproporphyrinogen-III oxidase family protein, translating to MSILTTVTRMWLTRSVKPFLFTNEFDNQLPYMETNQLGLYVHIPFCKTICTFCPYCKVKYDVDLANRYTDALIKEIHHVGSANEDKKIVTSLYFGGGSPALVEDRLGEIISAINQYFTIAEGIGIELHPNNVTIKLLEKLKQVGITKISIGIQSFQDEFLKTLGREKIDYQSMIYAIQSVPFETVSMDFIFALPGQTFELLKRDINTAFQNGANHIAIYPFIDFAFTDSTILKMSNKEKRKLLDDITNYFNEKGYVRDSIWTFSSSKGKKYSSMTRDNFLGFGCSATTLLEKQFKINTFSIDDYIKRINNNKLPTSLTIRFTKRQRMMYYLFWTAYTTRISSEDFEKFFGVSLKSQYCFELWVAKCLGYITEQDGLYEMTLKGAFYYHYYENYYTLSYIDKMWGIMKNEAFPPSIKF from the coding sequence ATGAGTATATTAACAACTGTTACAAGAATGTGGTTAACAAGGTCGGTAAAGCCATTTTTATTTACTAATGAATTTGATAATCAACTTCCATATATGGAAACAAACCAATTGGGGCTTTATGTGCATATACCATTTTGTAAAACAATTTGTACGTTTTGTCCATATTGTAAAGTTAAGTATGATGTTGATCTTGCTAATAGATATACAGATGCTTTAATAAAAGAAATACATCATGTTGGATCTGCAAATGAAGATAAAAAAATAGTAACAAGCTTATATTTTGGTGGTGGTTCACCGGCTTTAGTAGAAGATAGGTTGGGAGAAATCATTTCTGCTATAAACCAATATTTTACTATTGCAGAGGGAATAGGAATAGAACTTCATCCTAACAATGTAACAATAAAATTATTGGAAAAATTAAAACAAGTTGGTATTACAAAAATAAGTATTGGAATACAATCATTTCAAGATGAGTTTTTGAAAACCTTAGGAAGAGAGAAAATCGATTATCAGAGTATGATTTATGCAATTCAATCGGTACCATTTGAAACAGTGTCGATGGATTTTATTTTTGCTTTACCGGGGCAAACTTTTGAATTGTTAAAACGTGATATTAATACCGCTTTTCAAAATGGTGCGAATCATATAGCTATATATCCTTTTATTGATTTTGCTTTTACAGACAGCACAATATTAAAAATGAGTAACAAGGAAAAGAGAAAATTGCTAGATGATATTACGAATTATTTCAACGAAAAAGGATATGTTAGAGATTCTATTTGGACATTTTCAAGTTCAAAAGGTAAAAAATACTCATCTATGACACGAGATAATTTCTTGGGATTTGGTTGTTCTGCTACAACATTACTTGAAAAGCAATTTAAAATTAATACTTTTTCAATAGATGATTACATAAAGAGAATAAATAATAATAAATTGCCTACTTCTTTGACTATACGTTTTACAAAACGACAACGTATGATGTATTATCTATTTTGGACTGCTTATACGACAAGGATTAGTTCAGAAGACTTTGAAAAATTCTTTGGAGTTTCTCTTAAAAGTCAATATTGTTTTGAATTATGGGTTGCAAAATGTTTAGGTTATATAACAGAGCAAGATGGTTTATATGAGATGACTCTTAAAGGTGCATTTTATTATCATTATTATGAAAACTATTACACACTTTCATATATTGATAAAATGTGGGGTATTATGAAAAATGAAGCGTTCCCGCCAAGTATAAAATTTTGA
- a CDS encoding TetR/AcrR family transcriptional regulator, whose protein sequence is MNNVQYEEVKIINTIVTSKEAIITVCRVLAAENGLQSLNMRTVAKKCNVSVGSVYNYFPSKADLIVATIQDVWQHIFHMDKICKKVASFPDYVSWIFESVQSGVAEYPNFFTAHSISFASTEKGKARQVMEGYFIHMKTGLLKALQSDAKVTPSAFSKNFTESDFVDFVFSNLLSLLMKQESSCAMLTEIIKRTIY, encoded by the coding sequence ATGAACAATGTTCAGTATGAGGAGGTGAAGATAATAAATACAATTGTTACATCTAAAGAAGCAATCATCACAGTGTGCAGAGTGCTTGCAGCAGAAAATGGCTTGCAGTCCCTCAATATGCGCACCGTAGCGAAAAAATGCAATGTTTCAGTCGGCTCAGTCTACAATTATTTTCCCTCTAAAGCGGATTTAATTGTCGCCACCATACAGGACGTATGGCAGCATATTTTCCATATGGATAAAATCTGCAAGAAGGTAGCTTCTTTTCCAGATTATGTATCGTGGATTTTTGAGAGTGTTCAATCTGGAGTGGCAGAATACCCAAATTTTTTTACCGCTCATTCCATTAGCTTTGCTAGCACTGAAAAAGGAAAAGCCCGTCAGGTGATGGAAGGGTACTTCATCCACATGAAAACAGGGTTGCTTAAAGCTTTACAGAGTGACGCCAAAGTAACACCGTCAGCGTTTTCCAAGAATTTTACAGAATCTGACTTTGTGGATTTTGTATTTTCAAATTTGCTTTCGCTACTTATGAAGCAAGAAAGCTCTTGCGCTATGCTGACAGAAATAATTAAACGCACTATTTATTGA
- a CDS encoding CD3324 family protein → MSYIKAVEVLPEELLDLIQKYVEGEYIYIPKKKCNRKLWGETTNSKKETYSRNLEIYKKYKSGISTKVLSQKYCLSIKSIQRIILIMKRKN, encoded by the coding sequence ATGAGCTATATTAAAGCAGTAGAAGTACTGCCAGAAGAATTATTAGACTTAATTCAAAAATATGTTGAGGGTGAATACATTTATATTCCTAAAAAGAAATGCAACAGAAAACTTTGGGGAGAAACAACTAATAGCAAAAAGGAAACTTATTCTAGAAATTTAGAAATTTACAAAAAATATAAATCTGGTATATCTACTAAAGTTCTTTCACAAAAGTATTGTTTGTCAATTAAAAGCATACAAAGAATTATTCTAATAATGAAAAGAAAAAACTAA
- a CDS encoding TfoX/Sxy family protein: protein MYELSKLPNIGKTLETQLVQVGIETTQQLKQIGSKQAWLSIKAIDPSACYNRLCALEGAIQGVRWYYLSDDTKKELKEFYNNLK, encoded by the coding sequence ATGTATGAGTTATCTAAACTACCTAATATAGGTAAAACATTGGAAACACAATTAGTGCAAGTGGGTATTGAAACAACCCAACAGCTAAAACAAATCGGCAGTAAGCAAGCGTGGTTAAGTATAAAAGCGATTGACCCATCTGCTTGTTACAATCGTTTATGTGCTTTAGAGGGTGCAATTCAAGGTGTTAGATGGTATTACCTTAGTGATGATACCAAAAAAGAGTTAAAAGAATTTTACAATAATTTAAAATAA
- a CDS encoding DJ-1/PfpI family protein — protein MRKILCFIYNNMADFEITLSCDMLGCLEETKIISVAYERGTVGGLSQLKYTPDMTVREAIKLDDIDGLIIPGGFERNCKEELIELIQKVDRDKKLICAICAAPEYLAKAGILDNHLYTTTLDHSYFVENGIEDCFPRKNYLEEKVVIHENIITAKGKSFIDFGVEILDYFNAFDNADEKEMYARSYKGE, from the coding sequence ATGAGAAAAATATTATGTTTTATTTATAATAATATGGCAGATTTTGAAATTACTTTGAGCTGCGATATGTTAGGATGTCTAGAAGAAACAAAAATAATCAGCGTTGCTTATGAAAGAGGTACAGTAGGGGGATTGTCACAACTTAAGTATACTCCCGATATGACAGTAAGAGAAGCTATTAAACTTGACGATATAGATGGGCTAATTATACCCGGCGGATTTGAAAGAAATTGCAAAGAGGAATTGATAGAATTAATCCAAAAGGTGGACAGGGATAAAAAATTAATTTGTGCAATCTGTGCTGCACCAGAGTATTTAGCTAAAGCGGGGATACTAGATAATCATTTGTATACTACAACCTTAGACCATAGTTATTTTGTAGAAAATGGAATTGAAGATTGTTTTCCTCGTAAAAACTATCTAGAAGAAAAAGTTGTAATACATGAAAATATAATTACAGCTAAAGGAAAATCATTTATAGATTTTGGTGTAGAAATTTTAGATTATTTCAATGCGTTTGATAATGCTGATGAAAAAGAAATGTATGCAAGGTCTTATAAAGGAGAATAA
- a CDS encoding STIV orfB116 family protein — translation MYKSYINQNGFISAIDHEATAEIMSDLLGLSVLMNRILFNKQIGKINK, via the coding sequence TTGTATAAGAGTTATATAAACCAAAATGGTTTCATATCAGCAATTGACCATGAAGCTACAGCTGAAATTATGTCAGATTTATTAGGATTAAGTGTTTTAATGAATAGAATTTTATTTAATAAACAAATAGGAAAGATTAATAAGTAA
- a CDS encoding YwbE family protein translates to MNGNNRADIKIGAQVKIVLKADQATGKLTEGTVAKLLTNSAHHPHGIKVRLTDGQVGRVQEII, encoded by the coding sequence ATGAATGGAAATAATAGAGCAGATATAAAAATTGGTGCACAGGTGAAAATTGTATTAAAGGCAGATCAGGCAACTGGAAAACTTACAGAAGGTACGGTAGCAAAATTACTTACTAATAGTGCTCACCATCCGCATGGTATTAAAGTGAGGTTAACCGATGGCCAAGTAGGAAGAGTGCAGGAAATAATTTAG
- a CDS encoding flavodoxin family protein produces MEKILILNGSPKGKNGNTAKLIDQFMRGYQMIKSNSHIDYVELYKKNIKNCIGCFNCWSKTPGKCIHQDDMDTLLQQYEDADLVIWATPLYHYGMTSILKTFVERTLPVNKPYIIKNEGKFTHPQRCEISRKKNILISNCGFPEHHNFDVMTQSFKKITNDCIDESILCIMGELLSVEQLDGRIQWYMDVLKKAGEEYAQNGQFNLDTRNILHQPLVPVEDFIEIANLSWEAEGETPPSLDEAMNEKISSNTKHKKVESNMENKMVKYLQNSSVLGINGEKWMSISFIPWMLSWLFIGGSNILGVWGALLLSVVIVAIKMKSREVTYFEKMSVLYFSVLGLLEILGISFSSTVGTLLNYFAIALIWGVSVLDRKPLTADYSKHRFKKDIEGDIIFFKIFIKTNEILTLFWSGMFIIQGGLFILLKQLNLVKLSPLIYILIFVALKFTLWFSSWYPRHIISGHVGASNK; encoded by the coding sequence ATGGAAAAGATTTTGATTTTGAACGGAAGTCCCAAAGGAAAGAATGGGAATACTGCTAAGTTGATTGATCAATTTATGAGAGGCTATCAAATGATAAAATCTAATAGTCACATCGACTATGTAGAACTATATAAAAAAAATATAAAAAACTGTATTGGATGTTTTAACTGTTGGTCAAAGACTCCCGGTAAGTGCATTCATCAAGATGATATGGATACTTTGCTACAGCAGTACGAGGATGCCGATCTGGTTATTTGGGCAACTCCATTATATCATTACGGAATGACCTCAATTCTAAAGACTTTTGTCGAAAGGACTCTTCCCGTAAATAAACCATACATAATTAAAAATGAGGGTAAATTTACCCATCCACAACGTTGCGAAATTTCAAGAAAAAAAAACATTCTCATTTCAAATTGCGGATTTCCTGAACACCATAATTTTGACGTCATGACGCAGTCTTTCAAAAAAATTACCAACGATTGTATTGATGAAAGCATCTTGTGTATAATGGGAGAACTTTTGTCAGTAGAACAACTTGATGGTCGTATACAGTGGTACATGGACGTACTGAAGAAGGCTGGCGAGGAATATGCTCAAAATGGACAATTTAATTTAGATACAAGGAACATTCTACATCAGCCTTTAGTGCCTGTAGAAGATTTTATTGAAATTGCTAATTTAAGTTGGGAAGCAGAAGGTGAAACACCACCTAGTCTAGACGAAGCTATGAATGAAAAAATATCAAGTAATACAAAACATAAAAAAGTAGAATCAAATATGGAGAATAAAATGGTTAAATATCTTCAAAATTCAAGTGTTCTAGGAATTAATGGTGAAAAATGGATGAGTATTTCATTCATTCCTTGGATGCTGTCATGGTTATTTATTGGAGGTAGCAACATTTTAGGTGTATGGGGTGCACTACTTTTAAGTGTAGTGATAGTCGCTATCAAGATGAAAAGTAGAGAGGTTACATATTTTGAAAAAATGAGTGTGCTTTACTTTAGTGTGCTAGGCTTATTGGAAATACTAGGAATTTCATTTAGTAGTACCGTAGGAACATTACTCAATTATTTCGCTATTGCTTTGATATGGGGTGTTTCTGTACTTGATCGTAAACCGCTAACAGCTGACTATTCAAAGCATCGTTTCAAAAAAGATATTGAGGGCGATATTATTTTCTTTAAAATATTCATTAAGACTAATGAGATACTTACATTATTTTGGAGTGGTATGTTTATTATTCAGGGGGGGTTATTCATTCTTTTGAAACAGCTTAATCTTGTGAAGCTTTCACCACTTATCTATATTTTGATTTTTGTGGCATTAAAATTCACACTGTGGTTTTCTTCTTGGTATCCTAGACATATTATCAGTGGGCATGTAGGAGCTAGTAACAAGTAA
- a CDS encoding methyl-accepting chemotaxis protein, whose product MKKLKKFKKLRSIQGKLIICFVTLILVINLVTGAMEYNVTAKQQIEDIRREVSRLAASAALLINGDDYQKLQTENAELSRECIIYTRDKMLAFLKATGLEDVYTAIEKSDDKISIIIDADEEDSTSIGYEYDYLPAMKTAFSGTASADEDMITDEYGTFLSGYAPVKNSKGKVVAIIGLDIDSSYILQQREQLIFNILRNMFISIILAFIFSIFLSRKITKPIRYLVERFKGLSSVGGDLTQKIQIKTGDEIEILGDEVTEFIEKIRDIVEQIKDSSQGVASSADGLNISICQNHKAVEGVSTSIQNIALGSSEQAENVNDISYKIQKIATDMNENGKKIENINSSVDETRMLINNGLKAVNEQSIKTEENMLAFKNVTEVVGKLAKEAKDVETILLTITKISQQTNLLALNAAIEAARAGEHGSGFAVVANEVKTLAEGSAEAAKEIEKILERINNETNVAVELINNADFIAKEQKKAVEGTSKTFTSMTKEIEGMIDSIQTISVSFEEIGGNTNNIAEKIQNISTATQENATIAEQVSASSEEQNATMDEIAQTAESLNQLSQKLQGVISKFKV is encoded by the coding sequence ATGAAAAAATTAAAAAAATTTAAAAAATTGAGAAGTATTCAAGGAAAACTGATTATTTGTTTTGTTACATTGATTTTGGTTATTAATTTAGTTACTGGAGCAATGGAGTATAATGTTACAGCTAAACAGCAAATAGAAGATATCAGACGTGAGGTTTCAAGGTTGGCAGCGTCAGCTGCATTACTGATTAATGGTGACGATTATCAAAAACTGCAAACAGAAAACGCTGAATTAAGTAGAGAATGTATTATTTATACTAGGGATAAAATGCTAGCTTTTCTAAAAGCAACCGGATTAGAAGATGTTTATACCGCAATTGAAAAAAGTGATGATAAAATTTCTATTATTATAGATGCAGATGAAGAAGATTCGACTTCAATAGGATATGAATATGATTATTTGCCTGCTATGAAGACCGCATTTAGTGGAACTGCTTCTGCTGACGAAGACATGATAACAGATGAATATGGAACATTTCTTTCTGGATATGCTCCTGTTAAGAACAGTAAAGGAAAAGTAGTAGCAATTATAGGATTAGATATAGATTCAAGTTATATTTTACAACAAAGAGAACAATTGATTTTTAATATTTTAAGAAATATGTTTATTAGTATAATATTAGCCTTTATATTTTCGATTTTTTTATCAAGAAAAATTACAAAACCTATACGTTACCTAGTTGAGCGTTTTAAAGGGCTAAGTTCAGTTGGAGGGGATTTAACTCAAAAAATTCAAATAAAAACTGGAGATGAAATAGAAATCCTAGGAGATGAAGTTACAGAATTTATTGAAAAAATTAGAGATATCGTTGAACAGATAAAGGATAGTTCTCAAGGCGTTGCCAGTTCAGCTGATGGATTAAATATTTCTATTTGCCAAAATCATAAAGCTGTAGAAGGGGTGTCAACATCTATTCAGAACATTGCATTAGGGTCTAGTGAACAAGCAGAAAATGTAAATGATATTTCTTATAAAATTCAGAAAATTGCTACAGATATGAATGAAAACGGAAAAAAAATTGAGAATATTAACAGCTCAGTTGATGAAACGAGAATGCTTATTAATAATGGGCTTAAAGCGGTTAATGAGCAAAGCATAAAAACTGAAGAAAATATGCTTGCCTTTAAAAATGTAACAGAAGTCGTTGGAAAGCTTGCTAAAGAAGCAAAAGATGTAGAAACTATCCTTCTGACAATCACTAAAATATCACAGCAAACCAACTTGCTTGCCCTTAATGCGGCCATTGAGGCTGCTAGAGCTGGTGAGCATGGAAGCGGTTTTGCTGTTGTAGCTAATGAGGTAAAAACATTAGCAGAGGGCTCAGCTGAAGCGGCTAAAGAAATTGAAAAAATCCTTGAAAGAATAAATAATGAGACAAATGTAGCTGTCGAGTTGATAAATAATGCAGATTTTATTGCAAAGGAACAGAAAAAGGCTGTAGAAGGTACAAGCAAAACATTCACATCTATGACTAAAGAAATAGAAGGTATGATTGACAGTATTCAAACAATAAGCGTGTCTTTTGAAGAAATTGGAGGCAATACAAATAATATTGCTGAAAAGATACAAAATATATCCACAGCAACCCAAGAAAATGCAACAATTGCTGAGCAGGTATCTGCTAGCAGTGAAGAACAAAATGCAACCATGGATGAAATAGCACAGACTGCTGAGAGTCTAAACCAGCTAAGTCAAAAGCTCCAAGGTGTTATTTCTAAATTCAAAGTATAG
- a CDS encoding PadR family transcriptional regulator — protein MSLKHGILGLLTYGPMTGYELMKVFNKSLKFFWSAQTSQIYRELDTIEKKGWVTSEHIIQKDKPNKKVFTISNEGKSELVNWLNGHSAKKMMNLRDSMTMRIFFGSIGDMKVLKGELMEYRCINEHFLESLKNVEEGLDKSEQSIRESSEKLYWIMGIKRGYITAKANIEWADECLELLNKMKGEQ, from the coding sequence ATGTCATTAAAACACGGAATACTTGGACTATTAACATACGGACCAATGACGGGATATGAACTCATGAAGGTATTTAATAAGTCTTTAAAATTCTTTTGGAGTGCACAAACAAGTCAGATTTATCGTGAATTGGATACTATAGAAAAAAAAGGTTGGGTGACTTCAGAACACATTATTCAGAAAGATAAACCCAATAAGAAAGTGTTCACCATATCAAATGAAGGTAAATCTGAACTTGTGAATTGGCTTAATGGACACTCAGCAAAAAAAATGATGAACTTGCGAGACAGCATGACTATGCGTATTTTCTTTGGCTCAATAGGGGATATGAAGGTGTTAAAAGGGGAGCTCATGGAATACAGATGTATCAATGAACATTTTCTGGAAAGCTTGAAAAATGTCGAAGAAGGTCTAGATAAAAGTGAACAATCCATTAGAGAATCTAGTGAAAAGCTTTACTGGATTATGGGAATTAAGCGAGGGTATATAACAGCTAAAGCTAACATTGAGTGGGCTGATGAGTGTTTGGAATTGTTGAATAAAATGAAAGGGGAACAATAA
- a CDS encoding ABC transporter ATP-binding protein yields MEIYAGDFTTIMGPSGSGKSTLLYCISGMDKLTEGEVLYNNECISKYSEKKMALLRRGDFGFVFQQIHLVSNLTLFENVAVPGYLNSSKTNLQINKRAEKLLTSVNLKDRMKHLPSQVSGGEQQRAAVARALINEPKLLFADKPTGALNRKNTEEVLELFSKINDAGQSILMVTHDVRIASRATEIIKLQVIIKVLIKQECSFQCYCRECIG; encoded by the coding sequence TTGGAAATATATGCAGGTGATTTTACTACGATTATGGGACCTTCAGGTTCTGGAAAATCTACTTTGCTATATTGTATAAGTGGGATGGATAAGCTTACAGAAGGTGAAGTATTGTATAATAATGAATGTATAAGTAAATATTCTGAGAAAAAAATGGCATTGTTGAGAAGAGGTGATTTCGGGTTTGTTTTTCAACAAATACATTTAGTTAGTAATCTTACTCTGTTTGAAAATGTTGCTGTTCCAGGGTATCTTAATTCATCAAAAACGAATCTTCAAATTAATAAAAGAGCAGAAAAATTATTGACAAGTGTAAATTTGAAAGATCGAATGAAACATTTGCCGTCACAAGTATCAGGTGGTGAACAACAAAGAGCAGCAGTTGCAAGAGCGTTGATTAATGAACCTAAGTTATTGTTTGCTGATAAGCCAACGGGTGCATTAAACAGAAAAAATACAGAGGAAGTTTTGGAGCTCTTTTCAAAAATAAATGATGCTGGACAGAGCATTTTAATGGTAACACATGATGTAAGAATAGCTTCAAGAGCGACGGAAATTATAAAATTACAGGTTATTATCAAAGTGTTAATAAAGCAGGAATGCAGTTTTCAATGCTATTGTCGGGAATGTATAGGTTGA